In Xiphophorus couchianus chromosome 8, X_couchianus-1.0, whole genome shotgun sequence, the following proteins share a genomic window:
- the LOC114149740 gene encoding uncharacterized protein LOC114149740 isoform X3 encodes MQNPQRQQKIHVSVCNIRNGEEILPYCVNDKYRCPLCSYSADASYKVQNHIATTAMVQHNEFHIFRCGLPCRDTSHFHCPYCFSTIDRRDRFVNHLVKHAATFNIVSSCASAQTLVHPTATNLQATQTLVHPTTTNLQATQTLVHPTTTNLQATQTLVHPTTTNLQATQTLVHPTTTNLQATQTLVHPTTTNLQATQTLVHPAATNLQATQEPVRSEDMITCEMCNLRLRKKNLRIHLKRKHQENVELISQDHHLRSQCVDAEKGVFAVEKSFYGPSKPLHVIKNTWSQFHRSECELDRCNANAQFAKRSGILPFECEHIQSLRFCSLTTDSEGPLSETTLNILVDNLWFSLQRKEELLNNQQEALSNNTPFSVLLFGSGTDTTFHVSVFEPKMVFFSRLGRVIVTYDKGKNTWHCACTEGKRSCTHKATAMWHLFEKMPDMFREAVNSEEDVMCGTTVSECQEDSGSITDEAAERIIKYLIYQKKIPADLPDSLITSSRDAKALSGFPKHLIPSETECTECGQHASLGDPQLVSSIAKILTMTGVVKGISTYRKTCPTCSMVYRYQDWEDGVHNFNDHLLLSIHLCLVLRNALQTHTAVSRIIEMIEYTEGENFPNKDRILQAYLSFEGLSDHDYQYSCISCGYHPAVVVMERHKKGVFSMPAGRKNPFVVKATYHNWSPWIGPQTRRSDILMNTESEKVHLPDSNSDVDQFLTEERFADEVLNLKLPEVRRLCSQCGIDSRGSKMDLVLRLRDRMASRATHNKDFDKVCGASGGWAVITCPCGVIYSVKFNLRAESPRDFADLLLSWKFFPNITVYDNPRGLVSHLKKRCPEDTPFTIHEGRLVEPTPENIRQATEKNLAVNLPWLKHRKEPGDKGGHPVTGSLERYCLSDVSRRGNSKDDEDVLQRIEMVPELAGRLNSQCAEQLFAGMRKNNYFLNTLTPSTHVFLQRNILHHFNLRKNTEAKQGILKVAGPHATLVLNQNGCISNGL; translated from the exons ATGCAAAACCCACAAAGGCAACAAAAG ATCCACGTATCCGTTTGCAACATTCGGAACGGAGAGGAGATTCTTCCGTATTGCGTGAACGATAAATATCGCTGTCCCCTTTGCTCGTACAGTGCCGATGCATCGTACAAGGTACAGAACCATATAGCAACAACTGCTATGGTTCAACATAACG AATTCCATATATTCAGATGTGGCCTACCCTGTAGAGACACATCTCACTTTCATTGCCCGTACTGTTTTTCGACCATTGACAGAAGGGACAGGTTTGTTAATCACTTGGTTAAGCACGCAGCGACTTTCAATATCGTGTCCAGCTGTGCATCAGCCCAGACACTTGTCCATCCAACAGCTACCAACCTGCAGGCAACACAGACACTTGTCCATCCAACAACTACCAACCTGCAGGCAACACAGACACTTGTCCATCCAACAACTACCAACCTGCAGGCAACACAGACACTTGTCCATCCAACAACTACCAACCTGCAGGCAACACAGACACTTGTCCATCCAACAACTACCAACCTGCAGGCAACACAGACACTTGTCCATCCAACAACTACCAACCTGCAGGCAACACAGACACTTGTCCATCCAGCAGCTACCAACCTGCAGGCAACACAGGAACCTGTCCGCTCAGAAGATATGATTACATGTGAAATGTGCAATCTGCGCCTGAGAAAAAAGAATCTTCGtattcatttgaaaagaaaacaccagGAAAATGTGGAGCTGATTTCACAAGATCATCATTTAAGGAGTCAGTGTGTGGATGCCGAAAAAGGTGTTTTTGCTgttgagaaatccttttatGGTCCATCAAAACCTTTACATGTAATAAAAAACACCTGGTCACAGTTTCACAGATCAGAATGTGAGCTCGACAGGTGTAATGCGAATGCACAGTTTGCCAAGCGAAGTGGGATTTTGCCTTTTGAATGTGAACACATTCAGTCATTACGCTTTTGTTCACTCACCACAGACTCAGAAGGACCTCTGTCTGAAACTACCCTCAACATCCTGGTTGACAACTTATGGTTCAGTcttcaaagaaaagaagaacTTTTAAACAATCAGCAGGAGGCGCTATCAAATAATACGCCGTTTTCAGTTCTTCTTTTTGGCAGTGGGACAGACACAACTTTTCACGTGTCTGTCTTTGAACCTAAAATGGTGTTTTTCAGCAGACTTGGACGGGTCATTGTCACTTATGACAAAGGAAAAAACACCTGGCATTGTGCATGTACAGAGGGCAAAAGGTCCTGTACGCACAAGGCTACAGCAATGTGGCATCTCTTTGAAAAAATGCCAGACATGTTCAGAGAGGCAGTGAATTCAGAGGAGGATGTTATGTGTGGGACAACAGTATCAGAATGTCAGGAGGATAGTGGTTCCATCACCGATGAAGCAGCAGAGAGGATAATCAAGTACTTGATTTATCAGAAGAAAATACCTGCCGATCTTCCCGACAGCCTTATCACCAGCAGTAGAGACGCCAAGGCTCTCAGTGGGTTCCCCAAACATCTGATCCCATCAGAGACCGAATGCACAGAATGTGGACAACACGCCAGTCTTGGTGACCCTCAGTTGGTATCTTCCATTGCTAAAATATTGACTATGACAGGAGTAGTTAAAG GTATATCAACATACAGGAAGACTTGCCCCACCTGTTCCATGGTTTACCGATATCAAGACTGGGAAGATGGTGTCCACAACTTCAACGATCACTTGCTGCTGTCCATACATCTGTGTCTGGTACTCAGGAATGCATTGCAG ACTCACACCGCTGTAAGTCGCATAATCGAAATGATCGAATACACAGAAGGAGAGAACTTTCCTAACAAGGATCGGATCCTGCAGGCATATCTGTCGTTTGAAGGTCTAAGTGACCATGACTACCAATACTCATGCATTTCGTGTGGGTATCATCCTGCAGTTGTTGTCATGGAACGCCATAAGAAAGGTGTTTTCAGCATGCCAG CTGGCCGCAAGAATCCTTTTGTTGTAAAAGCTACTTATCACAACTGGTCCCCCTGGATTGGACCACAGACGAGACGATCTGACATTTTGATGAACACAGAGAGTGAAAAAGTCCACTTGCCTGATTCCAACAGTGATGTAGACCAGTTTCTCACAGAAGAGCGGTTTGCAGATGAGGTTCTCAATCTCAAG ctACCTGAGGTCAGGAGACTCTGCAGTCAATGTGGAATTGACAGCAGAGGTTCTAAGATGGATCTTGTGCTCCGTCTGCGGGACAGAATGGCTTCTAGAGCCACACATAACAAGGATTTTGATAAAGTGTGCGGTGCCTCTG GTGGGTGGGCTGTAATCACTTGTCCCTGTGGCGTTATTTATTCTGTAAAGTTTAACCTGAGAGCGGAGAGCCCTAGAGACTTTGCAGACCTTCTTTTGTCCTGGaagttttttccaaatattacGGTGTACGACAACCCCAGGGGATTAGTAAGTCATCTAAAGAAGAGGTGCCCTGAGGATACACCATTTACCATCCACGAAGGTAGATTGGTTGAGCCCACACCTGAAAACATAAGACAAGCTACTGAGAAAAACCTCGCTGTGAACCTGCCCTGGTTGAAGCACCGGAAAGAACCTGGAGACAAGGGAGGACATCCTGTTACTGGCTCATTAGAGCGTTATTGTCTCAGTGATGTTTCCCGCCGAGGCAATAGCAAGGACGACGAGGACGTCTTGCAGCGGATTGAGATGGTTCCGGAACTTGCAGGAAGATTAAACAGTCAGTGTGCAGAGCAACTATTTGCAGGCATGAGGAAGAACAACTACTTCCTCAACACGCTCACCCCATCCACGCACGTCTTTCTGCAAAGAAACATCCTCCACCATTTCAATCTTCGGAAAAACACAGAAGCCAAACAAGGAATTCTAAAAGTTGCTGGGCCACACGCAACATTGGTCCTAAACCAAAATGGATGCATTTCTAATGG GCTGTGA
- the LOC114149740 gene encoding uncharacterized protein LOC114149740 isoform X1, whose product MQNPQRQQKIHVSVCNIRNGEEILPYCVNDKYRCPLCSYSADASYKVQNHIATTAMVQHNEFHIFRCGLPCRDTSHFHCPYCFSTIDRRDRFVNHLVKHAATFNIVSSCASAQTLVHPTATNLQATQTLVHPTTTNLQATQTLVHPTTTNLQATQTLVHPTTTNLQATQTLVHPTTTNLQATQTLVHPTTTNLQATQEPVRSEDMITCEMCNLRLRKKNLRIHLKRKHQENVELISQDHHLRSQCVDAEKGVFAVEKSFYGPSKPLHVIKNTWSQFHRSECELDRCNANAQFAKRSGILPFECEHIQSLRFCSLTTDSEGPLSETTLNILVDNLWFSLQRKEELLNNQQEALSNNTPFSVLLFGSGTDTTFHVSVFEPKMVFFSRLGRVIVTYDKGKNTWHCACTEGKRSCTHKATAMWHLFEKMPDMFREAVNSEEDVMCGTTVSECQEDSGSITDEAAERIIKYLIYQKKIPADLPDSLITSSRDAKALSGFPKHLIPSETECTECGQHASLGDPQLVSSIAKILTMTGVVKGISTYRKTCPTCSMVYRYQDWEDGVHNFNDHLLLSIHLCLVLRNALQTHTAVSRIIEMIEYTEGENFPNKDRILQAYLSFEGLSDHDYQYSCISCGYHPAVVVMERHKKGVFSMPVSEIPNPPQHYNGKVNARSFWEAVTMEVISRGLYPCKSGVYSTEKLETFCAPSYSCINVPQKMSPLHFSAGRKNPFVVKATYHNWSPWIGPQTRRSDILMNTESEKVHLPDSNSDVDQFLTEERFADEVLNLKLPEVRRLCSQCGIDSRGSKMDLVLRLRDRMASRATHNKDFDKVCGASGGWAVITCPCGVIYSVKFNLRAESPRDFADLLLSWKFFPNITVYDNPRGLVSHLKKRCPEDTPFTIHEGRLVEPTPENIRQATEKNLAVNLPWLKHRKEPGDKGGHPVTGSLERYCLSDVSRRGNSKDDEDVLQRIEMVPELAGRLNSQCAEQLFAGMRKNNYFLNTLTPSTHVFLQRNILHHFNLRKNTEAKQGILKVAGPHATLVLNQNGCISNGL is encoded by the exons ATGCAAAACCCACAAAGGCAACAAAAG ATCCACGTATCCGTTTGCAACATTCGGAACGGAGAGGAGATTCTTCCGTATTGCGTGAACGATAAATATCGCTGTCCCCTTTGCTCGTACAGTGCCGATGCATCGTACAAGGTACAGAACCATATAGCAACAACTGCTATGGTTCAACATAACG AATTCCATATATTCAGATGTGGCCTACCCTGTAGAGACACATCTCACTTTCATTGCCCGTACTGTTTTTCGACCATTGACAGAAGGGACAGGTTTGTTAATCACTTGGTTAAGCACGCAGCGACTTTCAATATCGTGTCCAGCTGTGCATCAGCCCAGACACTTGTCCATCCAACAGCTACCAACCTGCAGGCAACACAGACACTTGTCCATCCAACAACTACCAACCTGCAGGCAACACAGACACTTGTCCATCCAACAACTACCAACCTGCAGGCAACACAGACACTTGTCCATCCAACAACTACCAACCTGCAGGCAACACAGACACTTGTCCATCCAACAACTACCAACCTGCAGGCAACACAGACACTTGTCCATCCAACAACTACCAACCTGCAG GCAACACAGGAACCTGTCCGCTCAGAAGATATGATTACATGTGAAATGTGCAATCTGCGCCTGAGAAAAAAGAATCTTCGtattcatttgaaaagaaaacaccagGAAAATGTGGAGCTGATTTCACAAGATCATCATTTAAGGAGTCAGTGTGTGGATGCCGAAAAAGGTGTTTTTGCTgttgagaaatccttttatGGTCCATCAAAACCTTTACATGTAATAAAAAACACCTGGTCACAGTTTCACAGATCAGAATGTGAGCTCGACAGGTGTAATGCGAATGCACAGTTTGCCAAGCGAAGTGGGATTTTGCCTTTTGAATGTGAACACATTCAGTCATTACGCTTTTGTTCACTCACCACAGACTCAGAAGGACCTCTGTCTGAAACTACCCTCAACATCCTGGTTGACAACTTATGGTTCAGTcttcaaagaaaagaagaacTTTTAAACAATCAGCAGGAGGCGCTATCAAATAATACGCCGTTTTCAGTTCTTCTTTTTGGCAGTGGGACAGACACAACTTTTCACGTGTCTGTCTTTGAACCTAAAATGGTGTTTTTCAGCAGACTTGGACGGGTCATTGTCACTTATGACAAAGGAAAAAACACCTGGCATTGTGCATGTACAGAGGGCAAAAGGTCCTGTACGCACAAGGCTACAGCAATGTGGCATCTCTTTGAAAAAATGCCAGACATGTTCAGAGAGGCAGTGAATTCAGAGGAGGATGTTATGTGTGGGACAACAGTATCAGAATGTCAGGAGGATAGTGGTTCCATCACCGATGAAGCAGCAGAGAGGATAATCAAGTACTTGATTTATCAGAAGAAAATACCTGCCGATCTTCCCGACAGCCTTATCACCAGCAGTAGAGACGCCAAGGCTCTCAGTGGGTTCCCCAAACATCTGATCCCATCAGAGACCGAATGCACAGAATGTGGACAACACGCCAGTCTTGGTGACCCTCAGTTGGTATCTTCCATTGCTAAAATATTGACTATGACAGGAGTAGTTAAAG GTATATCAACATACAGGAAGACTTGCCCCACCTGTTCCATGGTTTACCGATATCAAGACTGGGAAGATGGTGTCCACAACTTCAACGATCACTTGCTGCTGTCCATACATCTGTGTCTGGTACTCAGGAATGCATTGCAG ACTCACACCGCTGTAAGTCGCATAATCGAAATGATCGAATACACAGAAGGAGAGAACTTTCCTAACAAGGATCGGATCCTGCAGGCATATCTGTCGTTTGAAGGTCTAAGTGACCATGACTACCAATACTCATGCATTTCGTGTGGGTATCATCCTGCAGTTGTTGTCATGGAACGCCATAAGAAAGGTGTTTTCAGCATGCCAG ttagtgAAATACCAAACCCACCTCAACACTATAATGGCAAAGTGAATGCACGCTCTTTTTGGGAAGCGGTTACTATGGAAGTGATTAGCCGTGGACTTTATCCGTGTAAGTCTGGTGTCTATTCAACAGAGAagttggaaacattttgtgcacCAAGTTATTCATGCATTAATGTGCCTCAAAAAATGTCTCCATTGCATTTCTCAGCTGGCCGCAAGAATCCTTTTGTTGTAAAAGCTACTTATCACAACTGGTCCCCCTGGATTGGACCACAGACGAGACGATCTGACATTTTGATGAACACAGAGAGTGAAAAAGTCCACTTGCCTGATTCCAACAGTGATGTAGACCAGTTTCTCACAGAAGAGCGGTTTGCAGATGAGGTTCTCAATCTCAAG ctACCTGAGGTCAGGAGACTCTGCAGTCAATGTGGAATTGACAGCAGAGGTTCTAAGATGGATCTTGTGCTCCGTCTGCGGGACAGAATGGCTTCTAGAGCCACACATAACAAGGATTTTGATAAAGTGTGCGGTGCCTCTG GTGGGTGGGCTGTAATCACTTGTCCCTGTGGCGTTATTTATTCTGTAAAGTTTAACCTGAGAGCGGAGAGCCCTAGAGACTTTGCAGACCTTCTTTTGTCCTGGaagttttttccaaatattacGGTGTACGACAACCCCAGGGGATTAGTAAGTCATCTAAAGAAGAGGTGCCCTGAGGATACACCATTTACCATCCACGAAGGTAGATTGGTTGAGCCCACACCTGAAAACATAAGACAAGCTACTGAGAAAAACCTCGCTGTGAACCTGCCCTGGTTGAAGCACCGGAAAGAACCTGGAGACAAGGGAGGACATCCTGTTACTGGCTCATTAGAGCGTTATTGTCTCAGTGATGTTTCCCGCCGAGGCAATAGCAAGGACGACGAGGACGTCTTGCAGCGGATTGAGATGGTTCCGGAACTTGCAGGAAGATTAAACAGTCAGTGTGCAGAGCAACTATTTGCAGGCATGAGGAAGAACAACTACTTCCTCAACACGCTCACCCCATCCACGCACGTCTTTCTGCAAAGAAACATCCTCCACCATTTCAATCTTCGGAAAAACACAGAAGCCAAACAAGGAATTCTAAAAGTTGCTGGGCCACACGCAACATTGGTCCTAAACCAAAATGGATGCATTTCTAATGG GCTGTGA
- the LOC114149740 gene encoding uncharacterized protein LOC114149740 isoform X2, giving the protein MQNPQRQQKIHVSVCNIRNGEEILPYCVNDKYRCPLCSYSADASYKVQNHIATTAMVQHNEFHIFRCGLPCRDTSHFHCPYCFSTIDRRDRFVNHLVKHAATFNIVSSCASAQTLVHPTATNLQATQTLVHPTTTNLQATQTLVHPTTTNLQATQTLVHPTTTNLQATQTLVHPTTTNLQATQTLVHPTTTNLQATQTLVHPAATNLQATQEPVRSEDMITCEMCNLRLRKKNLRIHLKRKHQENVELISQDHHLRSQCVDAEKGVFAVEKSFYGPSKPLHVIKNTWSQFHRSECELDRCNANAQFAKRSGILPFECEHIQSLRFCSLTTDSEGPLSETTLNILVDNLWFSLQRKEELLNNQQEALSNNTPFSVLLFGSGTDTTFHVSVFEPKMVFFSRLGRVIVTYDKGKNTWHCACTEGKRSCTHKATAMWHLFEKMPDMFREAVNSEEDVMCGTTVSECQEDSGSITDEAAERIIKYLIYQKKIPADLPDSLITSSRDAKALSGFPKHLIPSETECTECGQHASLGDPQLVSSIAKILTMTGVVKGISTYRKTCPTCSMVYRYQDWEDGVHNFNDHLLLSIHLCLVLRNALQTHTAVSRIIEMIEYTEGENFPNKDRILQAYLSFEGLSDHDYQYSCISCGYHPAVVVMERHKKGVFSMPVSEIPNPPQHYNGKVNARSFWEAVTMEVISRGLYPSGRKNPFVVKATYHNWSPWIGPQTRRSDILMNTESEKVHLPDSNSDVDQFLTEERFADEVLNLKLPEVRRLCSQCGIDSRGSKMDLVLRLRDRMASRATHNKDFDKVCGASGGWAVITCPCGVIYSVKFNLRAESPRDFADLLLSWKFFPNITVYDNPRGLVSHLKKRCPEDTPFTIHEGRLVEPTPENIRQATEKNLAVNLPWLKHRKEPGDKGGHPVTGSLERYCLSDVSRRGNSKDDEDVLQRIEMVPELAGRLNSQCAEQLFAGMRKNNYFLNTLTPSTHVFLQRNILHHFNLRKNTEAKQGILKVAGPHATLVLNQNGCISNGL; this is encoded by the exons ATGCAAAACCCACAAAGGCAACAAAAG ATCCACGTATCCGTTTGCAACATTCGGAACGGAGAGGAGATTCTTCCGTATTGCGTGAACGATAAATATCGCTGTCCCCTTTGCTCGTACAGTGCCGATGCATCGTACAAGGTACAGAACCATATAGCAACAACTGCTATGGTTCAACATAACG AATTCCATATATTCAGATGTGGCCTACCCTGTAGAGACACATCTCACTTTCATTGCCCGTACTGTTTTTCGACCATTGACAGAAGGGACAGGTTTGTTAATCACTTGGTTAAGCACGCAGCGACTTTCAATATCGTGTCCAGCTGTGCATCAGCCCAGACACTTGTCCATCCAACAGCTACCAACCTGCAGGCAACACAGACACTTGTCCATCCAACAACTACCAACCTGCAGGCAACACAGACACTTGTCCATCCAACAACTACCAACCTGCAGGCAACACAGACACTTGTCCATCCAACAACTACCAACCTGCAGGCAACACAGACACTTGTCCATCCAACAACTACCAACCTGCAGGCAACACAGACACTTGTCCATCCAACAACTACCAACCTGCAGGCAACACAGACACTTGTCCATCCAGCAGCTACCAACCTGCAGGCAACACAGGAACCTGTCCGCTCAGAAGATATGATTACATGTGAAATGTGCAATCTGCGCCTGAGAAAAAAGAATCTTCGtattcatttgaaaagaaaacaccagGAAAATGTGGAGCTGATTTCACAAGATCATCATTTAAGGAGTCAGTGTGTGGATGCCGAAAAAGGTGTTTTTGCTgttgagaaatccttttatGGTCCATCAAAACCTTTACATGTAATAAAAAACACCTGGTCACAGTTTCACAGATCAGAATGTGAGCTCGACAGGTGTAATGCGAATGCACAGTTTGCCAAGCGAAGTGGGATTTTGCCTTTTGAATGTGAACACATTCAGTCATTACGCTTTTGTTCACTCACCACAGACTCAGAAGGACCTCTGTCTGAAACTACCCTCAACATCCTGGTTGACAACTTATGGTTCAGTcttcaaagaaaagaagaacTTTTAAACAATCAGCAGGAGGCGCTATCAAATAATACGCCGTTTTCAGTTCTTCTTTTTGGCAGTGGGACAGACACAACTTTTCACGTGTCTGTCTTTGAACCTAAAATGGTGTTTTTCAGCAGACTTGGACGGGTCATTGTCACTTATGACAAAGGAAAAAACACCTGGCATTGTGCATGTACAGAGGGCAAAAGGTCCTGTACGCACAAGGCTACAGCAATGTGGCATCTCTTTGAAAAAATGCCAGACATGTTCAGAGAGGCAGTGAATTCAGAGGAGGATGTTATGTGTGGGACAACAGTATCAGAATGTCAGGAGGATAGTGGTTCCATCACCGATGAAGCAGCAGAGAGGATAATCAAGTACTTGATTTATCAGAAGAAAATACCTGCCGATCTTCCCGACAGCCTTATCACCAGCAGTAGAGACGCCAAGGCTCTCAGTGGGTTCCCCAAACATCTGATCCCATCAGAGACCGAATGCACAGAATGTGGACAACACGCCAGTCTTGGTGACCCTCAGTTGGTATCTTCCATTGCTAAAATATTGACTATGACAGGAGTAGTTAAAG GTATATCAACATACAGGAAGACTTGCCCCACCTGTTCCATGGTTTACCGATATCAAGACTGGGAAGATGGTGTCCACAACTTCAACGATCACTTGCTGCTGTCCATACATCTGTGTCTGGTACTCAGGAATGCATTGCAG ACTCACACCGCTGTAAGTCGCATAATCGAAATGATCGAATACACAGAAGGAGAGAACTTTCCTAACAAGGATCGGATCCTGCAGGCATATCTGTCGTTTGAAGGTCTAAGTGACCATGACTACCAATACTCATGCATTTCGTGTGGGTATCATCCTGCAGTTGTTGTCATGGAACGCCATAAGAAAGGTGTTTTCAGCATGCCAG ttagtgAAATACCAAACCCACCTCAACACTATAATGGCAAAGTGAATGCACGCTCTTTTTGGGAAGCGGTTACTATGGAAGTGATTAGCCGTGGACTTTATCCGT CTGGCCGCAAGAATCCTTTTGTTGTAAAAGCTACTTATCACAACTGGTCCCCCTGGATTGGACCACAGACGAGACGATCTGACATTTTGATGAACACAGAGAGTGAAAAAGTCCACTTGCCTGATTCCAACAGTGATGTAGACCAGTTTCTCACAGAAGAGCGGTTTGCAGATGAGGTTCTCAATCTCAAG ctACCTGAGGTCAGGAGACTCTGCAGTCAATGTGGAATTGACAGCAGAGGTTCTAAGATGGATCTTGTGCTCCGTCTGCGGGACAGAATGGCTTCTAGAGCCACACATAACAAGGATTTTGATAAAGTGTGCGGTGCCTCTG GTGGGTGGGCTGTAATCACTTGTCCCTGTGGCGTTATTTATTCTGTAAAGTTTAACCTGAGAGCGGAGAGCCCTAGAGACTTTGCAGACCTTCTTTTGTCCTGGaagttttttccaaatattacGGTGTACGACAACCCCAGGGGATTAGTAAGTCATCTAAAGAAGAGGTGCCCTGAGGATACACCATTTACCATCCACGAAGGTAGATTGGTTGAGCCCACACCTGAAAACATAAGACAAGCTACTGAGAAAAACCTCGCTGTGAACCTGCCCTGGTTGAAGCACCGGAAAGAACCTGGAGACAAGGGAGGACATCCTGTTACTGGCTCATTAGAGCGTTATTGTCTCAGTGATGTTTCCCGCCGAGGCAATAGCAAGGACGACGAGGACGTCTTGCAGCGGATTGAGATGGTTCCGGAACTTGCAGGAAGATTAAACAGTCAGTGTGCAGAGCAACTATTTGCAGGCATGAGGAAGAACAACTACTTCCTCAACACGCTCACCCCATCCACGCACGTCTTTCTGCAAAGAAACATCCTCCACCATTTCAATCTTCGGAAAAACACAGAAGCCAAACAAGGAATTCTAAAAGTTGCTGGGCCACACGCAACATTGGTCCTAAACCAAAATGGATGCATTTCTAATGG GCTGTGA